A DNA window from Grus americana isolate bGruAme1 chromosome 27, bGruAme1.mat, whole genome shotgun sequence contains the following coding sequences:
- the LOC129196927 gene encoding olfactory receptor 14J1-like: MSNCSSITEFLLLAFADTRELQLLHFWLFLGIYLAALLGNGLIITAIACDHHLHTPMYFFLLNLSLLNLGFISTTLPKAMANSLWGTRAICYTGCAAQVFFFFFLISAEYSLLTVMAYDRYIAICQPLHYGTLLGSRACVHMAAAAWGTGFLYAVLHTANTFSIPLCHGNAVEQFFCEIPQILKLSCSDAYVREVGLLILSCFLIFGCFVFIVLSYVQIFRAVLRIPSEQGRHKAFSTCLPHLAVVSLLVSTALFAHLKPPSISSPSLDLVVAVLYSVVPPAVNPLIYSMRNQELKGAVQTLMTRCFSEAIYCVTSSPYHF, from the coding sequence ATGTCCAActgcagctccatcactgagttcctcctcctggcattcgcagacacacgggagctgcagctcttgcacttctggctcttcctgggcatctacctggctgctctcctgggcaatggcctcatcatcactgccatagcctgcgaccaccacctccacacccccatgtacttcttcctcctcaacctctccctcctcaacCTGGGcttcatctccaccactctccctaaagccatggccaattccctctggggCACCAGGGCCATCTgctacacaggatgtgctgctcaggtctttttctttttctttctgatctcagcagaaTATTCCCTTCTCAcagtcatggcctatgaccgctacattgccatctgccaacccctgcactacgggaccctcctgggcagcagagcttgtgtccacatggcagcagctgcctggggcactgggtttctctatgctgtgctgcacacggccaatacattttctataccactctgccatggTAATGCTGTAgaacagttcttctgtgaaatcccccagatcctcaagctctcctgctcagatgcctacgtcagggaagttgggcttcttatattaagttgttttttaatatttggttgttttgttttcattgtgctgtcctatgtgcagatcttcagggctgtgcttaggatcccctctgagcagggacggcacaaagccttttccacgtgcctccctcacctggccgtggtctccctgcTTGTCAGCACTGCCCtgtttgctcacctgaagcccccctccatctcctccccatccctggacctggtggtggcagttctgtactcggtggttcctccagcagtgaaccccctcatctacagcatgaggaaccaggagctcaagggtGCAGTTCAGACACTGATGACTAgatgtttttcagaagcaatataCTGCGTGACATCTTCTCCATATCATTTTTAA